In Zygosaccharomyces rouxii strain CBS732 chromosome D complete sequence, one DNA window encodes the following:
- the CAT2 gene encoding carnitine O-acetyltransferase CAT2 (similar to uniprot|P32796 YML042W Saccharomyces cerevisiae CAT2 Carnitine acetyl-CoA transferase present in both mitochondria and peroxisomes) — translation MKFTRSLKQLVPLRKMTDVRLRSYEFESGNGEHYLALNQNKYYQSKRPTFKGETFAQQKSLPDLVVPELKDTISKYLFSVKPFCKTPAAFAKQELLCKELLERTGPQLQARLVEYAKGKRNWISDFWDDQGYLEVNDPVVPYVSYFFSHRALPTSHRSIDRDPLLKATAIITTVSNFVETIKDEALPPEIIKGTPFCMNGFQLMFNSSRVPGPAGGTSDNYVFHSIYENDFIVVGYKGNFYKIYTHDSESKPYGPHEIWQQLYTVVNELSVREQETANGGVGALTALPRDEWRFAHAELVKNLLSRDSLETIHKAAYFLALDDVTPVTLEEKSRNCWHGDGYNRFFDKFLQFFVARNGTSGFLAEHSKIDGTPTSTLNDFVAKNLSHLDLKQFLKKVVQPTTRLKQTPEHLPFVITPKVQDFINSARSQFHDNIYNHELRVWHYNRLGKNFAKKNGMSPDSFIQQIIQLAVYKYLGKQLPTYEAASTRKYFRGRTETGRPVSVASANFVATWEDPQSTDEEKIQALKDSAKYHSSYLKMAAEGHGIDRHFFGLKNMLKESDQIPALFQDPLFSYASTWLISTSQLSSEYFDGYGWSQVNDNGFGLAYMLNNEWLHINIVNKPAKSKLSVHRLHYYLSQAADEIADTLVRNQHLKAKL, via the coding sequence ATGAAGTTTACCAGATCGCTGAAACAGCTTGTCCCACTTAGGAAAATGACAGACGTTAGACTAAGAAGTTATGAGTTTGAATCTGGTAACGGTGAACACTATTTAGCGCTAAATCAAAACAAGTACTATCAATCCAAGAGACCTACTTTCAAAGGAGAAACTTTTGCCCAACAGAAATCCTTGCCTGATCTAGTAGTACCTGAACTAAAGGACACTATTTCCAAATACCTTTTCTCTGTAAAACCATTTTGTAAGACACCTGCAGCATTTGCCAAACAGGAGTTGTTGTGTAAGGAATTGTTAGAAAGGACGGGCCCTCAGTTGCAAGCACGCCTTGTAGAATATGCTAAAGGtaaaaggaattggattAGTGATTTCTGGGATGATCAAGGATATTTAGAAGTCAATGACCCTGTGGTTCCTTAtgtttcttattttttctctcaTCGAGCTTTACCAACTTCCCATAGGTCCATCGATAGAGATCCGTTATTGAAGGCTACCGCAATCATTACCACAGTTTCCAACTTCGTGGAGACTATTAAGGATGAAgcattaccaccagaaatAATTAAAGGTACTCCTTTCTGTATGAATGGATTCCAACTGATGTTCAACAGTAGTCGTGTTCCTGGTCCTGCCGGCGGTACTAGTGATAATTACGTTTTCCATTCTATCTACGAAAACGATTTCATTGTTGTAGGATACAAGGGcaacttttacaaaatcTACACTCATGATAGTGAATCAAAACCATACGGTCCACACGAAATTTGGCAACAATTGTATACAGTGGTGAATGAATTGAGCGTTAGAGAACAGGAAACAGCTAACGGAGGCGTTGGTGCATTAACGGCATTGCCTCGTGATGAATGGCGTTTTGCTCATGCAGAGCTGGTTAAAAACCTATTATCAAGAGACTCGCTAGAGACGATCCATAAAGCCGCCTATTTCTTAGCATTGGATGACGTTACACCAGTGacattggaagaaaaatcaaGAAACTGTTGGCACGGTGATGGTTACAACAGATTCTTTGAcaaatttttacaattttttgtgGCTCGTAACGGAACTTCTGGATTCTTGGCAGAGCATTCCAAGATAGATGGTACTCCAACTAGTACTTTGAATGACTTCGTCGCTAAAAACTTGTCACACTTGGACCTCAAgcaattcttgaaaaaagtggTCCAACCTACTACCAGGTTGAAACAAACTCCGGAGCATTTGCCCTTTGTCATCACCCCCAAAGTGcaagatttcatcaacagcGCACGTTCACAATTCCATGATAATATATACAACCATGAATTGCGTGTATGGCATTATAACAGGTTGGGTAAAAACTTTGCCAAAAAGAATGGTATGTCCCCAGATTCATTCATTCAACAAATTATTCAACTAGCTGTTTATAAGTATTTGGGTAAGCAGTTACCCACTTACGAAGCTGCCTCCACTAGAAAATATTTTAGAGGTAGAACTGAAACTGGTAGGCCTGTGTCTGTTGCCAGTGCAAATTTTGTAGCCACTTGGGAAGACCCTCAATCCACTGACGAGGAGAAAATTCAAGCATTGAAGGACTCTGCCAAGTACCATTCAAGTTATTTGAAGATGGCTGCCGAGGGTCATGGTATCGATCGCCATTTCTTTGGATTGAAAAACATGTTAAAGGAATCTGATCAAATACCAGCTCTTTTCCAAGACCCACTCTTCAGCTATGCGTCTACGTGGCTCATTTCCACATCTCAGTTGTCAAGCGAGTACTTCGATGGCTACGGTTGGTCTCAAGTCAATGACAACGGGTTCGGACTTGCATACATGCTTAACAACGAATGGCTACACATCAACATCGTTAACAAACCTGCAAAGAGTAAATTAAGTGTGCACAGGTTGCATTACTACTTGTCACAAGCAGCTGACGAGATTGCCGACACTTTGGTCAGGAACCAACATTTGAAGGCTAAGTTGTGA
- a CDS encoding uncharacterized protein (no similarity), translating into MDSTFFFSNTYNPSIDTWSQTHVNSFKRSTADGLVLSVKIHDELSQELNKAIRECMEFCQLTPDKDPLNSIDKIRSAFMLKDKQHQNELRDFELELLQLTREKQFLQGELVKASSQLEVVDEMVAHNVDLEWANEALTQRITRLENNSAKTGRSKPEFLNAFAHQEINFDKI; encoded by the coding sequence ATGGATTCTACGttttttttctcaaatACGTATAACCCCTCTATCGATACATGGTCCCAAACTCATGTCAATAGTTTTAAAAGGAGTACAGCAGATGGTCTGGTGTTAAGTGTTAAAATTCATGACGAATTATCACAAGAACTTAACAAAGCGATCAGGGAATGTATggaattttgtcaattgaCTCCGGATAAAGATCCACTGAATTCTATTGATAAAATCCGATCAGCATTCATGCTGAAAGATAAACAGCATCAAAATGAGCTTAGAGATTTTGAGCTTGAACTACTGCAATTGACAAGGGAGaaacaatttttacaaGGGGAATTGGTTAAAGCATCTTCCCAACTAGAAGtagttgatgaaatggttgCACACAATGTCGATTTAGAATGGGCAAATGAAGCACTCACGCAGAGAATAACTCGCCTAGAGAATAATTCAGCCAAAACTGGGAGATCAAAAccagaatttttgaacGCATTCGCCCACCAAGAAATAAATTTCGACAAAATATGA
- the DFM1 gene encoding Dfm1p (similar to uniprot|Q7LIJ5 Saccharomyces cerevisiae YDR411C DFM1), producing the protein MNTVHNTNTGPLQVWKGIPIVTRCLISSIVIITTLNRLELLSTGRLIYQFNEVGLHFQVWRIFTSCIILPMQAMPAMLEMYNFYSRSSQLESRRDAHDYAFYLCFCIITICVTVTAIFGRSYPLILTGAFASCLTYTWSVDNANVKVMFYGLFPIWGKYFPLIQLFTAFVFGEDNFTVHLVGFLTAYLYLCLDTRSWGPILGWLFFGENPYYGITPNGYFGAPQWMKRSRRNFTLRSRGKGQKLGYKTDPSATDAETQDERGSTSARVAVRESRSSGRNNNSATSTVTNRKDSSGFFPGHGQRLGA; encoded by the coding sequence atgAACACCGTTCATAATACCAACACAGGTCCATTACAGGTTTGGAAGGGAATCCCCATTGTTACCAGATGTCTAATATCCTCCATAGTGATAATTACCACTTTAAATCGATTAGAACTTTTATCTACAGGTAGATtgatttatcaatttaaTGAAGTGGGACTACATTTTCAAGTATGGAGGATATTTACGTCTTGTATCATCTTACCCATGCAAGCAATGCCTGCGATGTTGGAAATGTACAATTTTTACTCAAGATCATCTCAATTGGAATCGAGAAGAGATGCTCATGATTACGCGTTTTACTTATGCTTTTGCATTATAACTATCTGTGTTACAGTGACAGCCATCTTTGGTAGATCCTACCCACTAATTCTAACAGGTGCGTTTGCTTCCTGTCTCACATACACATGGTCCGTGGACAACGCTAACGTTAAGGTTATGTTTTATGGTCTTTTTCCCATTTGGGGTAAATATTTCCCACTGATTCAACTTTTCACAGCATTTGTATTCGGTGAAGATAATTTTACGGTTCATCTAGTTGGATTCTTAACCGCCTACCTATACCTTTGTCTTGATACAAGATCATGGGGGCCCATATTGGGTTGGTTATTCTTTGGTGAAAATCCGTACTACGGAATAACACCTAATGGATACTTTGGTGCACCTCAATGGATGAAGAGGtcaagaagaaactttacGTTACGTTCCAGAGGTAAAGGTCAAAAATTGGGCTACAAGACAGATCCTTCAGCAACTGACGCTGAAACTCAAGATGAAAGAGGCAGCACAAGTGCTAGGGTTGCGGTTAGGGAATCTCGCTCCAGCGGTagaaataataacagtGCCACTTCAACGGTGACTAATCGTAAAGATTCATCAGGCTTTTTCCCAGGTCATGGTCAAAGACTTGGTGCGTAA
- the RRP17 gene encoding rRNA-processing protein RRP17 (similar to Q04031 YDR412W uniprot|Q04031 Saccharomyces cerevisiae RRP17 Protein required for cell viability), translating to MGRTNRQILSGGKDYAARKSKEFGVTDVDFNKDDRLEYLTGFHKRKLQRQKKAQEFQKEQERLAKIEQRKEMREERKRQMEENLKQFRKGLDLEKEINGSDEDEDDDNKEPEEKKDESELENAEEWYGFDQKPILKSSYPDAEVSIETLEPNDNLDLLAKANNVKLDESDQILKQSISRAGKYAKFLGMEEAPKPKKKKFRYLTKGERKVNQLKANKSKRRK from the coding sequence ATGGGTAGAACGAATAGACAGATATTGTCTGGTGGTAAGGATTATGCTGCTAGAAAGTCAAAAGAGTTTGGTGTAACTGATGTTGACTTCAATAAGGATGATAGGTTGGAGTATTTAACAGGGTTCCATAAGCGTAAGCTACAAAGGCAAAAGAAGGCACAAGAGTTTCAAAAAGAGCAAGAGAGGTTGGCAAAGATTGAGCAAAGGAAAGAGATGAGGGAAGAGAGGAAGAGGCAGATGGAGGAGAATTTGAAACAGTTTCGTAAAGGTTTGGATTTGgagaaagaaattaatgGAAGCGAtgaggatgaggatgatgataataaggAGCcggaagaaaagaaagatgaatcCGAATTGGAGAATGCAGAGGAGTGGTATggatttgatcaaaaacCAATTCTAAAGTCCTCTTATCCAGACGCGGAGGTCAGTATAGAAACGTTGGAAccaaatgataatttggatttgttggCTAAAGCTAATAATGTTAAATTGGATGAATCTGACCAAATATTGAAGCAGAGCATTTCAAGGGCTGGTAAGTATGCTAAATTTTTAGGTATGGAGGAAGCTCCaaaaccaaagaagaagaagtttaGATATTTGACTAAAGGTGAAAGAAAAGTGAATCAATTAAAGGCTAACAAGAGCAAAAGACGTAAGTGA
- the ERD1 gene encoding Erd1p (similar to uniprot|P16151 Saccharomyces cerevisiae YDR414C ERD1 Predicted membrane protein required for the retention of lumenal endoplasmic reticulum proteins mutants secrete the endogenous ER protein BiP (Kar2p)), which produces MLDSIIYVAGSERISLLVLLSTCMWCWIIEQFASYRIDVSSVVQTRLPHELRAPLTQTQLQKASRSFTWSLWVRVFPLLAFNTLLHPIAERFSWLQALEKSIPLLEFALIVWFILRNCPLISYCANRILLIESKPKQLRNLYILLSDSLTSFSKPLVDFSLYVTAFLFDAESHVDLAVAMIPVTVRMFQCIRELIITGDRQHFFNTVKYSTNIPILVCVWYSRVQPDKFQYDTQLWFMLLNASYTFYWDIFMDWKLESIFNLRAKLGKLAFPRIFYYMGVVIDFIIKYWWVWTLHRGSTSLFFPSEIQYLEIFRRAVWVFFKLEAEYVC; this is translated from the coding sequence ATGTTGGATTCCATCATTTACGTAGCTGGTTCTGAGCGTATCAGCCTTTTAGTACTGCTTTCGACATGTATGTGGTGTTGGATCATTGAGCAATTCGCATCATATAGAATAGACGTTTCCAGCGTTGTGCAAACGAGGCTACCGCATGAATTGAGGGCACCATTGACTCAAACTCAACTACAAAAGGCTTCAAGAAGCTTCACTTGGTCATTATGGGTAAGAGTCTTCCCATTGTTGGCTTTCAATACTCTCTTACATCCGATCGCTGAAAGGTTTAGCTGGTTACAAGCGTTGGAAAAGTCAATACCATTGCTTGAGTTTGCATTGATCGTTTGGTTTATCCTAAGGAATTGTCCATTGATTTCTTACTGTGCCAATAGAATTCTACTTATTGAATCCAAGCCAAAGCAATTGAGAAACCTTTATATCCTGTTATCAGACTCTTTGACATCTTTCTCTAAACCCTTGGTTGACTTTAGTTTGTACGTGACAGCATTTTTGTTCGATGCAGAGTCTCATGTGGATCTAGCAGTTGCTATGATTCCAGTCACCGTTAGGATGTTTCAATGCATAAGGGAATTAATCATTACAGGGGATAGACaacatttttttaataCTGTAAAATATTCAAcaaatattccaattttaGTGTGCGTTTGGTACTCTCGTGTACAACCTGATAAATTTCAGTACGATACTCAATTGTGGTTTATGCTATTAAATGCAAGCTATACGTTCTATTGGGATATTTTCATGGATTGGAAGTTGGAATCCATATTTAACTTAAGAGCTAAACTTGGTAAATTGGCATTTCCAAGGATTTTTTACTACATGGGGGTTGTGATCgatttcatcattaaaTATTGGTGGGTCTGGACCTTACACAGAGGTAGTACTTCATTGTTTTTCCCCAGTGAAATTCAATATTTAGAGATATTTCGTAGAGCAGTTTGGGTTTTCTTCAAACTCGAAGCTGAATATGTATGTTGA
- the RML2 gene encoding mitochondrial 54S ribosomal protein uL2m (similar to uniprot|P32611 YEL050C Saccharomyces cerevisiae RML2 Mitochondrial ribosomal protein of the large subunit), whose translation MLILNVLRAQTKFSVSPAARFFSQSMRYMQENASNKVTENPIPEINPQMLKIVPDNDDVATLEKQDDLIKRRRKLAKEITVMKKLKPVSPGLRWWRKPIYPYLHKGRPIMWLTQAKRSTGGRNHSGKVTVRHRGGGHKRRIRIVDFARWESGPQTVERIEYDPGRSAHIALLRHNTSDQLSYILACDGLRPGDTVESYRKGITKELLQEMGGKVDPAILSVRTAQRGNCVPISMIPIGSIVHNVGLSPVGPGKFCRAAGTYARILSKWPEKKKAVVRLQSGEHRYVSLEACATIGIVSNIDHQNRSLGKAGRSRWLGIRPTVRGVAMNKCDHPHGGGRGKSKSRKLSVSPWGQLAKGYKTRRGKHQNKMKVRDRPRGKMSRV comes from the coding sequence ATGCTTATTTTAAATGTGCTTAGGGCACAGACGAAGTTCTCTGTGTCCCCTGCGGCGAGATTCTTTTCGCAATCTATGAGATATATGCAGGAAAATGCCAGTAATAAAGTAACTGAGAATCCAATTCCAGAGATTAATCCGCAGATGTTAAAAATTGTTcctgataatgatgatgttgcCACGTTAGAAAAGCAAGATGATTTGATCAAAAGACGCCGTAAGTTGGCTAAGGAAATCACAGTCATGAAAAAACTAAAACCCGTGTCTCCTGGTTTGAGATGGTGGAGGAAGCCAATCTATCCATATTTGCACAAGGGTAGACCCATTATGTGGTTAACTCAGGCGAAAAGAAGTACAGGTGGTAGAAACCATTCTGGTAAGGTTACAGTTCGTCATAGAGGTGGTGGACATAAGAGAAGAATTCGTATAGTAGATTTTGCACGTTGGGAATCAGGACCTCAAACTGTAGAAAGAATCGAATATGATCCCGGTAGATCTGCACATATTGCACTGCTCAGACATAACACAAGTGATCAACTGTCCTATATCCTAGCTTGTGATGGTCTAAGACCTGGTGATACAGTTGAATCGTACAGAAAGGGTATTACAAAGgaacttttacaagaaatggGTGGTAAAGTTGATCCTGCTATTTTATCCGTCAGAACAGCTCAAAGAGGTAACTGTGTGCCTATATCAATGATTCCAATCGGTTCCATTGTTCACAACGTTGGATTATCACCTGTGGGGCCAGGTAAGTTTTGTCGTGCTGCTGGTACCTATGCTCGTATTTTGTCCAAGTGGCCTGAGAAGAAAAAGGCAGTGGTACGTCTACAAAGTGGTGAACATCGTTACGTCTCTTTAGAAGCTTGCGCTACTATTGGTATTGTTTCTAATATCGATCATCAAAATAGATCGCTTGGTAAAGCCGGTAGGTCCAGGTGGCTTGGTATAAGACCCACCGTTAGAGGTGTTGCTATGAATAAATGTGATCATCCTCACGGTGGTGGTCGTGGTAAATCTAAGTCTAGAAAGTTATCTGTATCTCCATGGGGTCAACTAGCAAAAGGTTACAAGACTAGAAGAGGTAAACACCAGAATAAGATGAAGGTTAGAGATAGACCAAGAGGTAAGATGTCAAGAGTatga
- a CDS encoding putative aminopeptidase (similar to uniprot|Q04033 Saccharomyces cerevisiae YDR415C Hypothetical ORF), which translates to MKLSYLIPFLVLVGAFPSNPLRTLEIDQGSYIHVKESEKLSLLRRGIRFIDVTSFPLIGKGSKPKDVAIYSYPEHTSQSELMDSIVNHIDKKSMYNDLAHFTSFYTRYYKSESGYQSALWLADRIYNVTYGLPSELVSVEKFEHDGWDQFSIIVSIRGRETPEDIVILGSHQDSMNLILPSLLSAPGADDDGSGTVTNLETLRLYVELLSQGYRPKNTIEFHFYSAEEGGMLGSLDLFTAYVEKQKKVTAMLQQDMTGYVQDPNDEHVGIITDHTTPQLTDFIKLIIDSYLRIPFKESECGYACSDHSSATKNGYPAAFVIESQMSSNNRYVHTTMDTIDRLSLDHMAEHAKIGLGYILELGNWNFEIKK; encoded by the coding sequence ATGAAACTCTCGTACTTGATACCGTTCCTTGTGCTAGTTGGTGCTTTCCCGTCAAATCCATTAAGAACATTAGAAATTGACCAAGGTTCATATATCCATGTTAAGGAATCAGAGAAGTTATCATTATTAAGAAGGGGTATTAGGTTTATAGATGTAACTTCATTTCCATTAATTGGCAAGGGAAGTAAGCCAAAGGATGTGGCTATTTACAGTTATCCAGAACATACTTCACAGTCTGAATTGATGGATTCCATAGTGAATCATATTGACAAGAAATCTATGTATAACGATTTGGCGCATTTTACAAGTTTCTACACTCGTTACTACAAGTCTGAATCTGGGTACCAATCAGCCCTTTGGTTAGCTGATAGAATTTACAATGTGACTTACGGTTTACCATCAGAACTTGTATCTGTAGAAAAGTTTGAGCATGATGGTTGGGATCAGTTCTCAATAATCGTTAGCATACGGGGGCGAGAGACACCAGAAGATATAGTAATTCTTGGTAGCCATCAGGattcaatgaatttaattCTACCTTCTCTGTTGTCTGCACCGGGAgcagatgatgatggttcTGGTACTGTAACCAATTTAGAGACGTTAAGACTATATGTGGAGTTGTTATCACAGGGCTACAGACCaaaaaatacaattgaATTTCATTTCTATTCTGCAGAAGAAGGTGGGATGCTGGGATCTCTTGATCTGTTTACTGCGTACGTTGAGAAGCAGAAAAAGGTTACCGCCATGTTGCAACAAGACATGACAGGTTACGTACAAGATCCTAATGATGAACATGTTGGCATAATAACTGACCATACTACACCACAGTTGACTGATTTTATCAAGCTGATAATCGATTCATATCTAAGAATCCCGTTCAAGGAAAGCGAATGCGGATATGCATGCAGTGATCATAGTAGTGCTACAAAGAATGGATACCCAGCTGCATTCGTCATTGAATCTCAGATGAGTAGTAACAATCGCTACGTGCATACTACTATGGATACCATTGATCGTTTGAGTTTAGACCATATGGCAGAGCACGCAAAAATTGGGTTAGGATACATCCTTGAACTGGGCAATtggaattttgaaattaaaaaatag
- the VMA8 gene encoding H(+)-transporting V1 sector ATPase subunit D (highly similar to uniprot|P32610 YEL051W Saccharomyces cerevisiae VMA8 vacuolar ATPase V1 domain subunit D) → MSGAREQVFPTRMTLGLMKTKLKGANQGHSLLKRKSEALTKRFRDITRRIDDAKQKMGRVMQTAAFSLAEVSYATGENIGYQVQESVSNARFRVKARQENVSGVYLPQFESYIDPNINDFKLTGLGRGGQQVQRAKVIYSKAVETLVELASLQTAFVILDEVIKVTNRRVNAIEHVIIPRTENTIAYINSELDELDREEFYRLKKVQEKKQEETARLDAELVELRKNQEQAEQEQPKETEPEGNDKKETKQEPSNGEDAVPDLVTQHEDDVIF, encoded by the coding sequence ATGTCAGGTGCTAGAGAACAGGTTTTCCCTACGCGTATGACACTTGGTCTTATGAAGACCAAGCTTAAAGGTGCAAACCAGGGCCATTCACTGTTGAAGAGAAAGTCAGAAGCATTGACCAAAAGATTTCGTGATATTACTAGGAGAATTGATGATGCTAAGCAGAAGATGGGACGTGTTATGCAGACAGCAGCATTTTCTTTAGCAGAGGTTTCTTACGCAACTGGTGAAAACATTGGGTATCAAGTGCAAGAGAGTGTTTCTAATGCAAGATTTAGGGTTAAGGCGCGTCAGGAGAATGTTAGTGGTGTTTATTTACCACAGTTTGAATCCTATATTGATCCTAACATCAATGATTTTAAATTGACCGGTTTAGGTCGTGGTGGTCAACAGGTGCAGAGGGCTAAGGTGATTTATTCAAAAGCTGTAGAGACCTTAGTCGAATTGGCATCTTTACAAACTGCATTTGTCATTTTAGATGAAGTGATTAAGGTTACTAACAGGAGAGTTAATGCCATTGAGCATGTTATCATTCCCAGAACTGAAAATACCATTGCTTATATCAACagtgaattggatgaacTAGATAGGGAAGAGTTTTATagattgaagaaggttcaagagaaaaaacaagaagaaactgCTCGACTAGATGCGGAATTGGTagaattgagaaagaaTCAGGAACAGGCTGAGCAGGAACAACCTAAAGAAACGGAGCCAGAGGGAAATGATAAGAAGGAAACCAAACAAGAACCCTCTAATGGTGAGGATGCTGTTCCAGATTTGGTAACACAACATGAGGATGATGTGATATTTTAG